The Symphalangus syndactylus isolate Jambi chromosome 11, NHGRI_mSymSyn1-v2.1_pri, whole genome shotgun sequence genome contains a region encoding:
- the PDPR gene encoding pyruvate dehydrogenase phosphatase regulatory subunit, mitochondrial isoform X3 codes for MPVFCQLCWPAIVDADGRIYIRNWQGGILSGGFEKNPKPIFTEGKNQLEIQNLQEDWDHFEPLLSSLLRRMPELETLEIMKLVNCPETFTPDMRCIMGESPAVQGYFVLAGMNSAGLSFGGGAGKYLAEWMVHGYPSENVWELDLKRFGALQSSRTFLRHRVMEVMPLMYDLKVPRWDFQTGRQLRTSPLYDRLDAQGARWMEKHGFERPKYFVPPGKDLLALEQSKTFYKPDWFDIVESEVKCCKEAVCVIDMSSFTKFEITSTGDQALEVLQYLFSNDLDVPVGHIVHTGMLNEGGGYENDCSIARLNKRSFFMISPTDQQVHCWAWLKKHMPKDSNLLLEDVTWKYTALNLIGPRAVDVLSELSYAPMTPDHFPSLFCKEMSVGYANGIRVMSMTHTGEPGFMLYIPIEYALHVYNEVMSVGQKYGIRNAGYYALRSLRIEKFFAFWGQDINNLTTPLECGRESRVKLEKGMDFIGRDALLQQKQNGVYKRLTMFILDDHDTDLDLWPWWGEPIYRNGQYVGKTTSSAYSYSLERHVCLGFVYNFSEDTGEEQVVTADFINRGEYEIDIAGYRFQAKAKLYPIASLFTQKRRKDDMELSDLHGK; via the exons ATGCcagtattttgtcaactgtgctGGCCAG CTATTGTGGATGCTGATGGAAGAATTTATATTCGGAACTGGCAGGGTGGCATCTTGTCTGGGGGCTTTGAGAAGAACCCGAAACCAATTTTCACTGAGGGCAAGAACCAGCTGGAGATTCAGAATCTACAGGAAGACTGGGATCACTTTG AGCCTCTGTTGAGTTCCCTTCTGAGGAGGATGCCAGAATTAGAGACTCTGGAGATCATGAAGTTGGTGAATTGCCCAGAGACCTTCACACCAGACATGAGGTGCATCATGGGCGAGTCTCCTGCAGTGCAGGGCTACTTTGTCCTGGCAGGAATGAACTCTGCTGGCCTTTCATTTGGTGGAGGAGCCGGAAA GTACCTTGCTGAATGGATGGTACATGGTTATCCCTCAGAAAACGTTTGGGAATTGGACCTGAAACGTTTTGGAGCCCTCCAGAGCAGCCGCACCTTTCTCCGCCACCGGGTCATGGAAGTCATGC CTTTGATGTATGATCTGAAGGTTCCCCGCTGGGACTTCCAGACTGGTAGGCAGTTACGCACCTCTCCTCTCTACGACCGGCTGGATGCACAGGGAGCCAGGTGGATGGAGAAACACGgatttgagaggccaaagtaCTTTGTTCCCCCTGGCAAGG ACCTCCTGGCATTGGAGCAGAGCAAGACTTTCTATAAGCCAGATTGGTTTGACATCGTGGAGTCTGAAGTCAAGTGCTGTAAGGAAGCTGTGTGTGTCATTGACATGTCCTCTTTCACAAAGTTTGAGATAACA TCCACTGGGGATCAGGCTTTAGAAGTTCTACAGTACCTCTTCTCCAATGACCTGGATGTGCCCGTGGGCCACATTGTGCATACCGGCATGCTCAACGAGGGTGGAGGGTATGAAAATGACTGCAGCATAGCACGACTGAACAAGCGCAG tttcttcatgatCTCTCCAACCGACCAGCAGGTCCACTGTTGGGCCTGGCTTAAGAAACACATGCCGAAAGACAGCAACCTGCTCCTGGAGGACGTCACCTGGAAGTACACAG CCCTCAATCTGATTGGCCCTCGAGCTGTGGATGTGCTGTCCGAGTTGTCCTATGCCCCTATGACTCCAGATCACTTCCCAAGCCTCTTTTGCAAG GAGATGAGCGTGGGCTATGCAAATGGGATCCGGGTGATGAGCATGACGCACACAGGAGAGCCAGGATTCATGCTCTACATCCCCATAGAG TATGCCCTGCATGTATACAATGAAGTGATGAGTGTTGGCCAGAAATACGGAATCCGGAATGCTGGGTATTATGCTCTTCGCAGTCTCCGAATTGAGAAGTTTTTTGCCTTCTGGGGTCAGGATATAAATAACCTCACCACGCCCCTGGAATGTGGACGAGAGTCTCGGGTGAAATTAGAGAAG gGCATGGATTTCATTGGTCGCGACGCCCTCCTGCAGCAGAAGCAGAATGGAGTGTATAAACGCCTCACCATGTTCATCCTGGACGACCATGACACAGACCTAGACCTTTGGCCTTGGTGGGGAGAGCCCATTTACCGGAATGGGCAGTATGTTGGCAAGACCACCAGCAGTGCCTATAGCTACAGCCTGGAGCGCCACGTTTGCCTGGGTTTTGTGTACAATTTTTCTGAGGACACGGGGGAAGAGCAGGTGGTGACAGCAGATTTCATCAACCGGGGAGAGTATGAGATTGACATCGCGGGATACCGCTTCCAGGCCAAGGCCAAGCTCTACCCCATCGCCTCCCTCTTCACCCAGAAGCGCCGAAAGGATGACATGGAGCTGAGTGACTTACATGGGAAGTGA